The Corynebacterium glaucum genome includes a region encoding these proteins:
- a CDS encoding FecCD family ABC transporter permease — MTRTFAVNVVLAACGLAVALGGIMVGEFGLGLHDVLAALTGQSTGMARTVVVEWRLPRVATALAVGAALGFAGAIFQTITGNPLASPDILGVVSGASAFALTALLAGGGTGALLSALGVPLSAFVGGIAVSLAMWWLSRAGGLGSFQLIFAGIILNALAVAYNSFLLVRADYRDVGKAQAWVTGSVGSSGWSDAAAVLVALALVVPLLRWASFQLEALSLGDDTAAGLGVDPRRTQLVLMVLAVALTSTAVAASGPIAFVAFVAPHVGRRLANAPTPPLGTAMIAGALIVAGADLAVRTVVPGDLPVGVATSAFGGAALLYALMRATRKVTL; from the coding sequence GTGACCCGCACGTTTGCAGTTAATGTCGTGCTCGCTGCGTGTGGGCTCGCCGTCGCGCTCGGGGGCATCATGGTGGGTGAATTCGGGCTTGGGCTTCACGACGTCCTCGCCGCCCTGACCGGACAGTCCACCGGCATGGCCCGCACCGTGGTCGTCGAGTGGCGCCTGCCGCGTGTTGCCACGGCGCTGGCGGTGGGGGCCGCGCTCGGATTCGCGGGCGCGATCTTTCAGACGATCACTGGTAACCCGCTGGCCAGTCCAGACATCCTGGGCGTTGTTTCAGGTGCGTCGGCGTTCGCACTTACAGCGCTGCTCGCGGGTGGCGGTACCGGGGCGCTGCTCAGCGCGCTCGGAGTGCCGCTGAGCGCGTTTGTCGGCGGAATAGCGGTCTCCTTGGCGATGTGGTGGCTTAGCCGCGCCGGCGGGCTGGGATCGTTTCAGCTCATCTTCGCCGGCATCATCCTCAACGCCCTGGCGGTGGCGTACAACTCGTTCCTCCTCGTCCGCGCCGACTACCGCGATGTGGGCAAAGCCCAGGCGTGGGTGACCGGCTCTGTCGGATCCTCGGGTTGGAGTGACGCCGCTGCTGTGTTGGTGGCGCTTGCGCTGGTTGTGCCGCTGCTGCGCTGGGCGTCATTCCAGCTCGAGGCCCTCTCTCTCGGAGACGACACGGCTGCGGGGCTGGGCGTCGATCCGCGGCGCACCCAGCTTGTGCTCATGGTGCTTGCCGTGGCGTTGACATCGACGGCGGTGGCGGCTTCAGGTCCGATTGCTTTTGTGGCGTTTGTGGCGCCGCACGTGGGCCGTCGATTAGCAAATGCCCCCACGCCCCCACTTGGCACCGCCATGATTGCTGGCGCGCTGATCGTCGCCGGTGCGGACCTCGCGGTGCGCACTGTTGTGCCGGGAGATTTGCCGGTAGGCGTGGCCACGTCAGCGTTCGGCGGGGCGGCCTTGCTCTACGCGCTGATGCGCGCGACCAGAAAGGTGACCTTGTAA
- a CDS encoding GAP family protein: protein MGSVIAVVGLALLDSLSLGTLVIPLALIVHWRAVRVPALTAYLFTVAAVYFLLGLGMLLGFAGLGSVAERVTQTNIFPWITLTLGAVLAIFGVFGPDPKKPEPGQLPKRAAGATSSVPSMVALGLGASLTEAATMLPYIAAMGLFGSWDIPSAAKAGAVGIYCLIMIIPTVILATLALFFGEKIFPRLERLIPRLEYEAKVTLLWIAAIVGIYMVAHSVATIRGDLPAS, encoded by the coding sequence ATGGGTTCGGTCATAGCTGTTGTTGGCTTGGCGCTGCTCGACAGCTTGAGCTTGGGCACCCTTGTCATTCCTCTTGCACTCATCGTCCACTGGCGCGCTGTTCGCGTTCCGGCGCTGACCGCCTACCTCTTCACAGTTGCCGCGGTGTACTTCCTCCTTGGGCTGGGAATGCTTCTCGGGTTCGCCGGCCTGGGCTCGGTCGCCGAACGGGTCACGCAGACCAATATCTTCCCGTGGATCACGTTGACACTGGGCGCGGTACTTGCGATCTTCGGCGTCTTCGGCCCCGATCCCAAGAAGCCCGAACCCGGGCAATTGCCAAAACGCGCAGCCGGAGCAACAAGCAGTGTGCCAAGCATGGTGGCCCTCGGTCTCGGCGCCTCCCTCACCGAAGCGGCGACCATGCTCCCGTACATCGCCGCCATGGGCTTATTCGGCAGCTGGGACATCCCCTCCGCGGCAAAGGCCGGGGCCGTGGGCATCTACTGCCTCATCATGATCATCCCCACGGTCATTCTGGCCACCCTGGCGCTGTTCTTCGGCGAAAAGATCTTCCCGCGGCTGGAGCGCCTCATCCCCCGCCTCGAATACGAGGCGAAGGTGACGTTGCTGTGGATCGCAGCCATCGTCGGCATCTACATGGTGGCCCATAGCGTTGCGACGATCCGCGGCGACCTCCCCGCCTCGTGA
- a CDS encoding cation:proton antiporter, with protein sequence MGTFIALIGLLLATVLVAAIGERTGLPWPALLTVVVAPVIFIPGIDTVSIDPHLILPIFLPPLLWSLARRTSWGQIGSQLNVVLTMSIILVFLTIAALTATAMWMLPGLSLATAMVLAAAIAPPDPVAVDAVAGPAGIPKRITGTLQTEGLFNDAASIVTFNVAMAAAVAHGEVDFGKGVLQFLYAAIAAVLIGLVVGRLAAVFANSVPDSVIRTAFTWVLPFAIYAGCEAIEASGVIAIVIAAVEMSSRSAMTAEDRLTGHSFWETVELLFTGVAFGLIGMSVRDALDTAGTHIWQAVKVGVVLSVVAFAVRFIWMWVLYKINQKKHHTNVSPLRLQEVLLMAWAGMRGLVTLALVLAIPASATSYHHELSVIALTVLTCTMVVPGLLLPWLVDKLDLQNGPAGDKALEELNQRAFDAARKAVREHGEEYAPEAYAMMQERLDSIAEQRLQDPEGSEERKAAFDRARAGAAQLQEVALRAASRELQQARRERKYNPADVDAVLADLDRLILARDRKALTGPSSLWEPK encoded by the coding sequence GTGGGAACTTTCATAGCACTTATCGGCCTGCTGCTGGCCACCGTCCTTGTCGCCGCGATCGGTGAACGCACCGGCCTGCCGTGGCCGGCGCTCCTAACCGTGGTGGTCGCGCCGGTGATCTTCATCCCTGGCATCGACACGGTGTCCATCGATCCGCACTTGATCTTGCCGATCTTCCTGCCGCCGCTGCTGTGGTCGCTGGCCCGGCGCACGAGCTGGGGGCAGATCGGCTCGCAGCTCAACGTGGTGCTGACCATGTCGATCATCCTGGTGTTCCTCACCATCGCCGCGCTGACCGCCACGGCGATGTGGATGCTGCCGGGGCTCAGCCTGGCCACCGCGATGGTGCTCGCCGCAGCGATTGCCCCGCCGGACCCGGTGGCCGTGGATGCGGTGGCGGGCCCGGCCGGTATCCCAAAGCGCATCACCGGCACGCTGCAGACGGAGGGGCTGTTCAACGACGCCGCCTCCATCGTGACCTTCAACGTCGCGATGGCGGCCGCGGTCGCGCACGGCGAGGTCGACTTTGGCAAGGGCGTGTTGCAGTTCCTCTACGCCGCCATCGCCGCGGTGCTAATCGGCCTGGTTGTGGGCAGGCTGGCCGCTGTCTTTGCCAACTCCGTGCCTGATTCCGTGATCCGCACAGCGTTTACCTGGGTGCTCCCGTTCGCCATCTACGCAGGCTGCGAGGCCATCGAAGCCTCCGGCGTCATCGCGATTGTCATCGCCGCGGTGGAGATGTCCTCGCGCTCCGCCATGACCGCCGAGGACCGGCTGACCGGCCACTCCTTCTGGGAAACCGTGGAGCTGCTGTTTACCGGCGTGGCGTTCGGCCTGATCGGCATGAGCGTGCGCGACGCGCTGGACACCGCGGGCACGCACATCTGGCAGGCAGTGAAGGTGGGCGTGGTCCTGTCCGTCGTCGCGTTCGCGGTGCGCTTCATCTGGATGTGGGTGCTGTACAAGATCAACCAGAAAAAGCACCACACCAACGTCTCTCCGCTGCGCCTGCAGGAGGTCTTGCTCATGGCGTGGGCGGGCATGCGCGGGCTGGTCACGCTGGCGCTCGTGCTGGCGATCCCGGCGTCGGCGACGAGCTACCACCACGAACTCTCTGTCATCGCGTTGACTGTGCTCACCTGCACGATGGTGGTGCCGGGGCTGTTGCTGCCGTGGCTCGTCGATAAGCTTGACCTGCAAAACGGCCCGGCCGGCGACAAGGCGCTCGAGGAGCTGAACCAGCGCGCCTTCGACGCGGCGCGCAAGGCGGTCCGCGAGCACGGCGAGGAGTACGCGCCGGAGGCGTACGCGATGATGCAGGAGCGCCTCGACTCGATCGCGGAGCAGCGCCTGCAGGACCCCGAGGGTTCGGAGGAGCGCAAGGCTGCCTTCGACCGTGCCCGCGCGGGCGCTGCGCAGTTGCAGGAGGTCGCGTTGCGCGCTGCCAGCCGCGAGCTGCAGCAGGCGCGCCGCGAGCGCAAGTACAACCCCGCGGACGTCGATGCGGTGCTCGCCGACTTGGACCGCCTCATTCTCGCGCGCGACCGCAAAGCTCTCACCGGCCCGAGCAGCCTGTGGGAGCCGAAGTAA
- a CDS encoding FecCD family ABC transporter permease, translating into MSATRHAGFAIVLGISAVTAVLLSLAVGARQMSVAESVSAVRDGLALAFHTESGQVSEEAQVVAQLRVPRTLLGLLAGSALGTAGALLQGHTRNPLADTNLLGIAPGAALAVAAATAVFGSLPVLVAVGVGFLGATMAVVLVFALSARSRGSTPITVVLGGSALGAVCSALTSGIVLTSTQSLNDMRFWTAGSVAGRDMHIVAAVAPVILVGLVAAFATANRVNMVNLGDDVAHSLGVNVAAARAVGILLVALLAGAAVAGAGPIGFVGLVVPHIVRSLTGPDYRLVLPCSALAGATLLLLADVAGRVIARPGELQVGITLAFVGAPFALYLLRKGAKL; encoded by the coding sequence ATGAGTGCGACTAGACACGCGGGATTCGCCATCGTGCTAGGGATTTCGGCTGTCACCGCGGTGTTGCTCTCGCTCGCCGTCGGCGCACGGCAAATGAGCGTGGCAGAAAGCGTCAGCGCTGTGCGTGACGGGCTTGCCCTCGCGTTCCACACCGAATCTGGGCAGGTCAGTGAGGAAGCGCAAGTGGTTGCCCAACTGCGGGTACCGCGCACGTTGCTCGGCCTGCTCGCCGGCTCGGCGCTAGGCACAGCGGGAGCTCTGCTCCAGGGGCACACGCGCAACCCGCTGGCTGACACAAACCTGCTGGGCATCGCCCCGGGGGCGGCGCTTGCGGTGGCTGCGGCAACCGCCGTGTTCGGCTCGCTGCCGGTCCTGGTCGCGGTGGGGGTCGGTTTCCTCGGCGCGACAATGGCGGTAGTGCTCGTCTTCGCACTGAGCGCGCGAAGCCGCGGATCCACCCCGATCACGGTGGTACTCGGCGGGTCCGCGCTCGGGGCGGTGTGTTCCGCGCTGACCAGCGGCATCGTGCTCACCAGCACGCAAAGCCTTAATGACATGCGGTTTTGGACGGCGGGCTCCGTCGCGGGCCGGGACATGCACATCGTCGCCGCCGTGGCCCCGGTCATACTGGTCGGCCTGGTGGCTGCGTTCGCCACGGCGAACCGGGTGAACATGGTGAACCTGGGCGATGACGTCGCGCACTCCCTCGGCGTCAACGTCGCAGCTGCACGCGCGGTGGGGATCCTGCTGGTCGCCCTGCTTGCCGGTGCAGCTGTGGCGGGGGCGGGCCCGATCGGGTTTGTCGGCTTGGTCGTGCCGCATATCGTCCGCTCCCTGACCGGGCCGGATTACCGGCTGGTGCTGCCGTGCTCAGCGCTTGCCGGTGCGACGCTGCTGCTCCTCGCGGATGTCGCCGGCCGAGTCATCGCCCGCCCCGGTGAGCTGCAAGTTGGCATCACCCTCGCATTCGTCGGCGCCCCGTTCGCCCTGTACTTGCTGCGGAAGGGGGCGAAGCTGTGA
- a CDS encoding TetR/AcrR family transcriptional regulator, whose amino-acid sequence MNDFSLEHQFSESAATIADATIRIIASRGLDAVSVREVAKESGFAAGSVQYHAPNKDALLAHAFIRSVQRQGERVGAIADKDDVLETWVARLAELLPIGGVRFEDAAIWVTYGSASATREWIAKLYTEVLEEFQNSVVLALGGSDQAKPKARLVTALINGLTLDNLRVPESEADRILADLREGLRLLFSG is encoded by the coding sequence ATGAACGACTTTTCCTTGGAACATCAGTTTTCGGAATCGGCCGCGACCATTGCCGACGCGACCATCCGCATCATTGCGTCGCGCGGCCTCGATGCTGTGAGCGTGCGGGAGGTGGCGAAGGAATCCGGGTTCGCCGCCGGCTCCGTGCAGTACCACGCCCCGAACAAGGACGCGCTGCTTGCGCACGCGTTCATCCGCTCCGTCCAACGGCAAGGGGAGCGTGTCGGCGCTATCGCCGACAAAGACGACGTGCTCGAGACCTGGGTGGCAAGGCTCGCAGAGCTTCTCCCCATCGGCGGCGTTCGTTTCGAAGACGCCGCGATCTGGGTCACCTACGGCTCAGCTTCGGCGACCCGCGAGTGGATCGCGAAGCTCTACACCGAGGTGCTCGAGGAGTTTCAGAACAGCGTGGTCCTGGCGCTCGGCGGCAGCGATCAAGCGAAGCCGAAGGCGCGCCTAGTAACAGCGCTGATCAACGGCCTCACGCTGGACAACCTGCGGGTTCCCGAATCGGAGGCCGACCGCATTCTGGCCGACCTCCGAGAAGGCCTGCGCCTCCTCTTCTCCGGTTAA
- a CDS encoding SulP family inorganic anion transporter translates to MAFAHTEISHEPPAPTGVVESFRYAFSSHTRLRKEVLAGLTVGLALIPEAIAFSILAGVDPALGLFASVIMAITIAFTGGRPAMISAATGAVALVIAPVSREYGVDYFIATVLLAGVLQILLAALGVAKLQRFIPRSVMTGFVNALGILIFTAQLEHLIDVPKVVYVLVAAGIAIMIGWPKLTGAIPAPLITIVVISAVVGLFGMHVPTVSDMGELPESLPRLFVPDVPLTLETLRIIAPYALGMALVGLLESLMTAKLVDDITDTHSDKTRESWGQGVANIASGLFGGMGGCAMIGQTMINVKESGARTRLSTLLAGVFLLILILVLGDVVGTIPMAALVAIMIIVSVGTFDWHSIHPRTLKFMPLSETVVMLVTVAATLATSNLAVGVVLGVITAMITFARRVAHLASVEQVSAEDTTKDGLVDTRTYRIHGQLFWASSNDLVYAFDYTDPAENIVLDLSAAEVWDASTVATLDSVTLKFEERGKTVTIVGLDGPSKDRLDRLSGKLNSQ, encoded by the coding sequence ATGGCTTTCGCTCACACCGAGATATCTCACGAACCGCCCGCTCCGACGGGGGTTGTGGAGTCCTTCCGCTACGCATTTTCGTCGCATACTCGGCTGCGCAAGGAGGTGCTGGCGGGCCTGACCGTCGGGCTGGCGCTCATCCCCGAGGCGATCGCGTTTTCCATCCTCGCCGGCGTTGATCCGGCGCTCGGGCTGTTCGCCTCGGTGATCATGGCCATCACCATCGCGTTCACCGGTGGCCGCCCCGCGATGATCTCGGCCGCCACGGGTGCGGTCGCCCTGGTCATCGCCCCGGTGTCCCGCGAGTACGGGGTTGACTACTTCATCGCGACCGTCTTGCTGGCGGGCGTGCTACAGATCCTGCTCGCGGCGCTCGGGGTGGCCAAGTTGCAACGCTTCATCCCGCGGTCGGTGATGACTGGCTTCGTCAACGCGCTGGGTATTTTGATCTTCACCGCGCAGCTGGAGCATCTTATCGACGTCCCAAAGGTCGTCTACGTCCTCGTCGCCGCCGGCATCGCGATCATGATCGGGTGGCCGAAGCTTACGGGCGCCATCCCCGCGCCGTTGATCACCATCGTCGTCATTAGCGCTGTCGTGGGGCTTTTCGGGATGCACGTCCCCACCGTGTCGGACATGGGTGAGCTGCCCGAGTCCCTGCCGCGACTGTTCGTCCCGGACGTGCCGCTGACGCTGGAGACGCTGCGGATCATCGCGCCGTACGCGCTGGGCATGGCCCTTGTCGGCCTGTTGGAATCGTTGATGACGGCCAAACTTGTCGACGACATCACCGACACCCACTCCGACAAAACCCGCGAATCCTGGGGCCAAGGTGTGGCGAACATCGCCTCCGGCCTGTTCGGCGGCATGGGCGGCTGCGCCATGATCGGGCAGACCATGATCAACGTCAAAGAATCCGGGGCGCGCACCCGCCTATCGACGCTTCTTGCCGGCGTGTTCCTACTCATCCTGATTCTCGTGCTGGGCGATGTCGTGGGCACCATCCCGATGGCGGCGCTGGTGGCCATCATGATCATCGTGTCGGTGGGCACCTTCGACTGGCACTCCATCCACCCGCGCACACTGAAGTTCATGCCGCTGTCGGAGACCGTGGTGATGCTCGTGACCGTCGCTGCCACCCTCGCCACCAGCAACCTCGCCGTCGGCGTGGTGCTCGGCGTGATCACCGCGATGATCACCTTCGCCCGCCGCGTCGCACACCTCGCCTCCGTCGAACAGGTTTCCGCCGAGGACACCACTAAGGACGGGCTCGTGGACACCCGCACCTACCGCATCCACGGCCAGCTCTTCTGGGCCTCCAGCAACGACCTGGTGTACGCCTTCGACTACACCGACCCTGCAGAAAACATCGTGCTCGACTTGAGCGCGGCCGAGGTGTGGGACGCCTCCACCGTGGCCACGTTGGACTCCGTCACCCTCAAGTTCGAGGAACGAGGCAAGACCGTCACCATCGTCGGTCTCGACGGGCCGAGCAAGGACCGCCTGGACCGCCTGTCCGGAAAACTCAACAGCCAATAA
- a CDS encoding siderophore-interacting protein has translation MSFRPFLATVVRSERIAPNFQRVTFTGVDAMGPAVPIMDLRIKLIIPSAAGLVDLPAEGWWDLWRAMPEHTRGHLRTYSIRALRRNDGDPDELDVDFVLHGHNAGPASAWAESVLPGQALWIIGPTRDDASGVGIEFAPGAAAAARLYGDETALPAISRVLEDWPEDLAGSADIEVPAGNSLQIDAPAHVDVRWHFRTEPEVGHGDKLYAQLKQDIEPLRGPVAPTTDKPDNDGEVQRDNVWETPTYSGSGGPINGGAGASGHTYYWIAGKNTSVKAMRRLLAREAGLPRQHVSFMGYWR, from the coding sequence GTGAGTTTCCGGCCCTTCCTTGCAACAGTCGTTCGCAGCGAGCGCATCGCACCGAATTTTCAACGTGTGACGTTCACCGGTGTCGACGCAATGGGCCCCGCTGTGCCCATCATGGATTTGCGGATCAAGCTCATCATCCCGTCGGCGGCAGGGCTTGTTGATTTGCCGGCCGAGGGGTGGTGGGACCTCTGGCGCGCCATGCCGGAACACACGCGCGGGCATCTCCGCACCTACTCCATTCGCGCCCTCCGGCGCAACGACGGTGACCCGGACGAACTCGATGTGGATTTCGTGCTGCACGGCCACAACGCTGGGCCGGCCTCCGCGTGGGCGGAAAGCGTGCTGCCCGGGCAGGCGCTGTGGATCATCGGGCCGACCCGCGATGACGCGTCCGGTGTCGGCATCGAATTCGCTCCCGGCGCTGCCGCGGCAGCTCGACTGTACGGCGATGAAACTGCTCTTCCGGCGATTTCCCGAGTACTGGAGGACTGGCCCGAAGACCTCGCCGGTTCCGCTGACATTGAGGTGCCGGCGGGCAACAGCCTCCAAATCGATGCGCCTGCCCACGTTGACGTCCGCTGGCACTTCCGCACCGAGCCCGAAGTCGGGCATGGGGACAAGCTCTACGCGCAGCTTAAACAGGACATTGAGCCGCTGCGGGGCCCAGTAGCTCCCACCACCGATAAGCCCGATAACGACGGTGAGGTACAGCGAGACAATGTCTGGGAAACCCCGACGTATTCGGGAAGCGGGGGACCCATCAACGGTGGGGCGGGCGCGTCCGGACACACCTACTACTGGATCGCCGGCAAGAACACTTCGGTGAAAGCGATGCGCCGCCTGTTGGCTAGGGAGGCGGGGTTGCCGCGCCAGCATGTCTCGTTCATGGGGTATTGGCGGTGA
- a CDS encoding ATP-binding protein: MENGYIPRLADAELERSLRRQGGVLIQGPKGCGKTETAKQQAASFLNVEADPGVTLAMDNDPRLLLEGATPRLIDEWQLQPRLWDFARHAIDERQAKGQFIFTGSTAPEANATSHSGAGRFARMTMSTMTLFETGESDGSVSLAAAVAGDPLPFSAPALTLPQLAERVCRGGLPYNVGLPFEDALENVRDYVQTVAAVDVHAPGRVNRDSERVRRMIRSLARGVGTELELQTIATDSDTSRETTRGYLDALASIFVSVDQPAWFTHLRSKATLRKSPKRHLADPSFAMAALDRGPEHLLRDPAYFGQLFESLVVHELRALTGRTVYHARLNTKLEVDAVANVGGRDVLVEVKLGYTPEVIEHAADTLKRFAGHLDDDPALVVITSGGPALRRNDGVAVIPIGALGP; this comes from the coding sequence ATGGAAAATGGGTATATTCCACGGTTGGCAGATGCTGAATTGGAACGATCGCTCCGCAGGCAGGGCGGTGTCCTTATTCAGGGGCCGAAAGGCTGCGGGAAAACTGAGACGGCAAAACAGCAAGCTGCGAGTTTTCTTAACGTAGAAGCGGACCCTGGCGTCACTCTCGCTATGGATAATGACCCGCGGCTGCTGCTCGAAGGCGCCACGCCGCGCCTTATCGACGAATGGCAGTTGCAGCCGAGACTGTGGGATTTCGCGCGGCACGCCATTGACGAGCGTCAGGCGAAGGGGCAGTTCATCTTCACCGGTTCCACGGCCCCCGAGGCGAACGCAACGAGCCACTCGGGTGCCGGCCGGTTCGCACGAATGACGATGTCGACGATGACCCTTTTTGAAACCGGAGAATCGGATGGGTCGGTTTCGCTTGCCGCGGCAGTTGCAGGGGACCCGTTGCCGTTTTCTGCACCAGCGTTAACACTGCCGCAGCTGGCGGAACGAGTGTGCCGGGGTGGCCTTCCTTACAACGTTGGTCTCCCGTTTGAAGATGCGCTTGAAAACGTCCGTGACTACGTACAAACCGTTGCGGCCGTGGATGTCCACGCCCCTGGCAGAGTGAATCGTGATTCAGAGCGAGTGCGACGAATGATCCGCTCGTTAGCTCGCGGTGTGGGCACCGAGCTGGAGCTGCAAACCATCGCGACCGATTCCGATACCTCACGGGAAACAACACGGGGCTATCTCGATGCTCTTGCGAGCATTTTCGTCTCTGTGGATCAGCCTGCCTGGTTCACGCACCTGCGCTCTAAAGCGACGTTGAGGAAGTCGCCGAAGCGCCATCTCGCTGACCCCTCTTTTGCTATGGCAGCACTGGATCGAGGCCCAGAGCATCTACTTCGAGATCCGGCGTACTTCGGCCAACTTTTTGAGTCCCTCGTTGTGCACGAACTACGTGCGCTCACGGGCAGAACGGTGTACCACGCCCGGCTTAACACGAAGCTGGAGGTCGACGCGGTCGCGAACGTCGGTGGCCGGGACGTGCTAGTCGAAGTGAAACTGGGCTACACCCCAGAGGTGATTGAGCATGCGGCCGACACACTCAAGCGGTTCGCAGGGCACCTTGATGACGACCCAGCCTTGGTGGTGATCACCTCGGGAGGACCCGCACTCCGCCGGAACGACGGTGTCGCAGTGATTCCAATTGGAGCTCTGGGACCGTAG
- a CDS encoding ABC transporter substrate-binding protein — translation MKRTSPLSLQRLTATFAAAALLLTGCSSESADSGQRTDEAGSNDRIVTLGLGDVDTVLALGEQPVGYATWEAEGSGDPSGLGPWAKDKLTAEPNPIRNTTTEFSTDTAEQVAALDPTKIIAVNSGFDSDKQALLQQIAPATFHSDQHEDWQVPWDEQIKEIAAALGQEAEGDKLIAESEQAFADFRQAHPELQGKTAVIGMPYDGKLGVYTAGDGRGSFIEKLGFTIPDKFNGDGSSFFIDWSPENYSDLNDVDYVFILDYYDAIDALKNDASFANLDVNTRGGVHWLDTDTANAMSMPNPLTIPYAITQIDQEL, via the coding sequence TTGAAACGCACTTCCCCACTGTCGCTTCAGCGGCTGACCGCTACCTTCGCTGCGGCTGCGCTGCTGCTCACCGGCTGTTCCAGCGAGTCCGCAGACTCCGGCCAGCGCACCGACGAGGCAGGGTCGAACGACCGCATTGTCACGCTGGGGCTTGGCGACGTGGACACCGTCCTCGCGCTAGGGGAACAACCGGTCGGCTACGCCACCTGGGAGGCAGAGGGCTCGGGCGATCCGTCCGGCCTCGGACCGTGGGCGAAAGACAAGCTCACCGCCGAGCCGAACCCGATCCGCAACACCACCACCGAGTTCAGCACCGACACCGCTGAGCAGGTCGCAGCACTCGATCCGACCAAGATCATCGCGGTCAACAGCGGTTTCGACAGCGACAAGCAGGCCCTGTTGCAGCAGATTGCGCCGGCGACCTTCCATTCCGACCAACACGAGGACTGGCAGGTGCCGTGGGACGAGCAGATTAAGGAGATCGCGGCGGCGTTGGGGCAGGAAGCTGAGGGCGACAAGCTCATCGCAGAATCCGAGCAGGCTTTCGCCGACTTCCGGCAGGCGCATCCGGAGCTGCAGGGCAAGACCGCAGTCATCGGGATGCCTTACGACGGCAAGCTCGGCGTGTACACGGCAGGCGACGGCCGCGGCTCCTTCATTGAAAAGCTCGGGTTTACCATTCCGGACAAGTTCAACGGTGACGGATCCAGCTTCTTCATCGATTGGTCCCCCGAGAACTACTCCGACCTCAATGACGTGGACTACGTGTTCATCCTGGACTACTACGACGCGATCGACGCGCTGAAAAACGATGCCTCGTTTGCGAACCTCGACGTCAACACGCGCGGGGGCGTGCACTGGCTCGACACCGACACCGCCAACGCGATGAGCATGCCCAACCCGCTGACCATCCCGTACGCGATCACACAGATTGACCAGGAGCTCTAG
- a CDS encoding ABC transporter ATP-binding protein: MLHVRDLTVSYGAATIIDGLALDVPRGGVTTIVGPNGCGKSTLLRAVAGLIPRERGEVVLDGRNTAEMKRREIARTLAVLPQTPVAPDGLTVRDLVGRGRHPHQTWLRQTSEKDSAMVDEVMELTQVSEFAERPLERLSGGQRQRAWIAMVLAQDTPLVLLDEPTTYLDLSHSVELLALIRRLADDMGRTVVMVLHDLNLAARFSDQLVVMKDGEVQAAGTPAEVVSEQLLADVFSLPAVVAEDPVAGGPLIVPR; this comes from the coding sequence ATGCTTCACGTGCGTGATCTCACCGTCAGCTACGGCGCGGCAACGATTATCGACGGGCTCGCCCTCGACGTCCCGCGCGGCGGCGTCACAACCATCGTCGGGCCGAACGGCTGCGGTAAATCAACGTTGTTGCGCGCGGTTGCTGGCCTGATCCCGCGCGAGCGTGGCGAGGTGGTCCTGGACGGCCGAAACACCGCGGAGATGAAACGCCGCGAGATCGCCCGCACGCTCGCTGTGCTGCCGCAAACCCCCGTAGCGCCGGACGGGCTGACGGTGCGTGACTTGGTCGGACGCGGGCGTCACCCGCACCAGACGTGGCTGCGCCAGACCTCGGAGAAAGACAGCGCGATGGTGGACGAGGTGATGGAGCTGACTCAGGTGTCCGAGTTCGCGGAGCGCCCGCTCGAGCGGCTTTCCGGTGGGCAGCGGCAGCGTGCGTGGATCGCGATGGTGCTCGCCCAAGACACCCCTCTCGTGCTTTTGGACGAGCCGACCACGTATCTGGACCTTTCCCACTCCGTCGAGTTACTTGCACTTATTCGCCGTCTCGCCGATGACATGGGGCGCACCGTGGTCATGGTGCTGCACGATTTGAACCTCGCGGCGCGTTTTTCCGACCAGTTGGTCGTGATGAAAGACGGCGAGGTGCAAGCGGCAGGCACGCCCGCCGAGGTTGTGTCGGAGCAGTTGCTTGCCGACGTATTCTCGCTGCCCGCCGTGGTCGCCGAGGACCCGGTGGCAGGAGGGCCGCTGATCGTGCCCCGCTAG